GTTCCTCGAATGATTGTGCATATTAGATTCATAATGCCCTTGAGATGTTCTCAAAGTGACATCTCGATGACCCTCACCACACCCTGGATTATTTAAAGGATCTGCAACTCTTTGATGGTGTTGAGAACTGAAATCACACCTGGAACCAACATATGAATTTACTGGGTGCCACAATTTGCAACATGATCCAAAATTGCATTGACCTCGGAGGAAATTGCGACAAGGTGATCTGATGCGGCGTTGTCCTGAAGTGTTGTTCCTGATTCCTTCACCGAAACCAGAAACTCCAACAGCTCCATCTACTTGATGTCCTACTCTTGAATCATATGTGGGTCTATCATACCTAATAGATTCAGGGTGCAAATACAACCCCCTCTGAAATTTGCAGCGAGGAGTGCTGCTCCTGAAGCCATCAGATGAAAACCCAGTTGTAAAATCCATATCTTGATTTTCTCCATATTGGGAGTTTCCTGGATTTGGAACAGCAGCGACCCTTCCACACCCATTCTGATAGAACCTGGCTCCATCATGTTCAACAGAATTAGAATGCTCATATTTACGGGATGCTCCCCAGGCACATGTGCCTCGAAAGTTGTCACGAGTTGTGGGAATTTGAGCCTTCTCTTGCCTCAAAGCATCACTAACTGTCCAACTCCTGGGACACCCTCTTTCTGATGGACCCTCTTCAACATGAGCACCACTGCCGTTCAGTGTACCAAAGTGTTGCTGTTGAAATAAAGATCTTTTAGTGACATTCTGCTCCATCCTAGATTTTCTTAGTAGCCGATTCCTGCTCTATTTCAAGAGTGTACTCATCTAACAATCTATTTCCTATATCCAGCCAGTAGAAACTTAATGACTCCTTTCACCTTCTAACCAGCATGCTATGAGCTTTGAAAAAAGTCCAAATTCCCACAATCCAGTATCCAGCCTGCAAACAACCATGGAATAAAGTGTAATCATGACATAAGCAAAAGCAATAAAACACATAAGCAATCCATTGTAAAAGAAAATGTTAATAGCTAAAATTTCCAGTGGAAAAGGGGGCAAGGATGACAGAAGGGAGACAAAGACAAAAGCCAACTCAAAAGGAAAGTGTATGAacattcaaattaataaaacgATGATGAACTAAATTTTAAAGCAGTTCAAGAGTCCTTCCAAAATGTAGAAAGGAAACAGGCTCACAAGTTGATAAATGCAATCTAAAACTCAAGACTCCTATCCCCATCCAACACAAGACATACATATTTAAGCCCATGTATAACAGAAGCAAGAAGTAAACCCAATACTGCATATACTTGACCGATCAAAATCAAGTCCATTTTCAATGTACCAAATCCGGGCTGTATATGGCATAATAAAAATCTAGTATGTGGAATCTGAGTTTCAGCTTATATTCCCCTGCATAGTTCACACTTCCCATCGCGGAATAGATATTATACCAAGGGCAGTTAGGTCTCGGAACAAGCTGAACAAAACTTAGCTCAAGCAGCTtgcaagcaactttaacaaCCTTACCGTAAAAAATAATAAGTCAGAGGAAGTTTACATGATACAGGGTAAAACATCATTACCCAAGATCTAATGTGAATGAACGCAATGCTTTTACATCTACCCCCAATAGCAAAACCAAGAACCATCTAGGATTCTAGTCTTAATATGCTTTGATCATAAAACTCTTCCAATCTGCAAAGTCCGGAAAGTCTAGAATATCTCTGGTGTATCCTTATCATTCCTTAATCTACGAGTTCAAGCATGACTCcattttctcccaaattctTATAGCACTACATCTTCGATCTACTCCCTCTATCCCATGACTCTAGCTACAAGTATAAATCTTGTGCAAATCAAGGAAATGGAGAAAAAAGGGTTTTTGAGGTGTGATTTATGTGGAAGTGAAagaaatgtatggatgagataaaaagaaaaaaagttaagtATGATGAGATGAAAAGATAAGTTAAACGTGCggatgaaaattaaaagaaaatagtgTGGGTCATGGCCAAAAATAGAAATCTAGCAATAGCTGTGGGATGGATTAAAAGGAAAATGTAGCAAATCTAGTGGGCCTGAGGGAGTATATTACCCAAACTCAATGTTACACAAATGAAATTCAAAAGAAACGGGAAACGAAAATTGAGGACCACTAATTTAGTGTATCAAAAACTTAGGTAACGAAATTTGATCCAATAGAAGCCAATATAGGGCCTTAATGTTGTCTAAGTATATTAATCATAAGTAGAAAATATAACCATAGCACTAATCATTAATCATAAGTCTTATATCATTAATGTGGGCCATAATATGACCAtaacaataaaagaaaagagCATTTTGATGCAAATGAGAGACGTGAAAAGTCAATTTAGCAACTCAAATAAGTTTTTGTACCGTTTCGATATGAATGGTTTGAAATGCATTACAAACACAGTTTTGCACTTCAATGATTTAACTCTTCATATTAATTAGTACCCATCTACGATCCTTGACACTCGACCCGAGGACAGTTTGCCACCGACTTCTCAACTAAAATAAGGATTTCCATGCCCAATATAAAACCAACACTAGGATACATAACATGTGTTAAATATGAGTTCTAAAGTCCAGCGACATTATCTTCCGCCATATAAGCATACAATGGCTGGAAAACAACTGCGAAACCAACATGCTCTTAATGCCCTTTATAATCTCCTTACTAATATCAGTGCAACATAAACATCTAATTCCCAGTCATCCAATTCTTCCCGTTTAGCTTCAACGCAACTTCCTTGTAAGCATTAATTCAGGTTGCATTTGgcaatttaaatttcatttcaaaCAAGGGATTCAATTGTCCAATCAAGAGTGATGTATTCAAATATTGATTCAATGCAATTAGGTTGCATTTATTTGAATCATTGAAAATCTGCAAAAACAATTCACATTCAACAACATCATTTCAATGCTCCAAAGCCATGAAGTAGCTTCCACCTAAAGTACAATTTGAAGAGTTGGATAAATGTATCCTTGTACAATTTGAAGAGTCAGGATAAACGTAACCTTAACCTTTTTTATATACTTGTTAATACTTGTAAATTTTCATCAAAGTAATAAACTCAAAAAATAATcccaaatttttttgaaaaagtacAAGCtgcgaataattttttttggcaagacaaaagcaaaaaattaaagaaaaatagatattcataatccaacctttcactCGTCCGCcgtaaataatctcaactttgaattattttttaataatctgaCCTTTGCCTTTTGTTTGTTGTCAGCATACTAATAGGATATGCTGATAGCAAAATAAAGGCAAAGGTTGaactataataaaattaattattatgttgatAGCGAACTAAGAGTAAacgttagattattaaaaaataatcttgcATTATTCACGGCGGATGATCGAAAGGttcaattatttatatcaaattttccaaaaattaatCCGACGCTCATCTTCACCTCATGCTCCTCTTTCCTCCCTTCTCTTTCAGAATAGGAACAGGCGAAGTAGCGAACAAAGAGCTCAACTGGAACTCAAAAACGATGCGAAAACAATTAATTAGAGGAAAAACTATGTTTCGAAGGAAAAAAAATCCAAATTCAAGCTCAAATTCACATCTCGAATTACAATAATCAGCACATCGATCAGCCGTAGCAATTGTTACAGAAAACTCATATGCTCGCAAAATCAACTTCCAGAAATAGCTTATTTACATTTGGACAAAAACTAATTCATACACTTCTGAAATTTCTACACCATTAACTCCattatttaaaacataagaaaatcagtacaaaagaaaaaaaaaagttaataaatcaACAAAGTTCAAATGAATTGAGAATTAGGGAATAACCTGCCAGGATAAGCACAGCACGACGCAATCAATAAAGCAAAACTTACTGAAATCAAGCCGAAACTTCAATGCTATGAACACTGAGAAATTTGAGcaggaaaaagagaaaaaggttAGCGGGAAAAATGTTCAGAATGGGATATGGAATTGGTAATTGAATTATGACGGCAGAGACTAGAGAGGGCGTAGATGGGGGGATTTCCAAAATTGTTGATTTGAGCCGTTTCACAATCACATTCAGATTCAGGTGTACATTCGGAAATTAGGCTTGTTTCGGATATCCATGTAATTTCACAAACCCTCCTATTACACGGTTTCACCATAAAATATGTCTTATATTTAGGTTAAATAACTCGTAATAAAACTTTTTAACATAATAGACTTTTATATGGATTCATCTTAccataagacggtctcatattcAAGTTGGATCATCTTCATTAATGGTGAATTTCGACTAGGGttaattttttgtcaaattaatattaattcgGGTCAAATTTAATTCAAGTCAGAGTTCAGTCGATATTCCTCCTTCTCTAATCTTTCTCTAGTGACTGTGGGTATTGATTAATCCACGTGATATTTGTATTgtttcacggaatttataaatttattacactataaattcgtaaaagtaaaattttaaatagggAGTAAATCCAACATTAATAAGGAATTTTATTATGTTTCCTCCCATCAAAATAAGGATATCTAATGTTAATTTGTAATTCTTTAATccgccatttttttttttttgatttttggtttttaaaatTTACGGATTTATTTTGTTGAGATTTCTTTTGAGTGTTTTTTTATCACTTTACTAatgaatgaaacaaaaaaagttttgagATGATAAATATTTGTCTAGGTGTTTAAGATTTTGGGGAATTTTTTgttgatattttatttgtttggaGTTTCATTTGGTGGCTTTATaagtaaacaaaacaaatattatGGAGATGAAGAAATAAATAGCCACTTCGATTGTTAAAATTAGTTGAAACACTCAATTTGGATTTTCAAATAGTCATTTAGGTTGTTAACAAATACTTAAATTGTTTAACACCCACTTTCATACTTTAATTGATTTATCTTTgaccttaaaataattaaaaagtttGATTAAAATTAGGATCTAATACCGTTATAAAACCCAAGGTGAGAGATTTAACATCAAAACTAGAAGTTTTTACATCTAAAATTAAGTCCACATCAAATATATAAgagttttatattttgtttcggCAATTAAAAACGATGACCTTGAGGCCATCTCACTATTCAATGGTCTCGCAATAGTTTTTTATCAATTTAAAGCTCAACCAAAATACTAAATAAGCAATTTTCAAACCAAATTTACATACCCTTAGTGTCTTAACAAAAATCATTAACCTATTACAACTCTCtcatttttaattcaattttctGATTGCAATTATGCAAATATTTAAAGCCCAAACGtgtgaaaataataaaataaaaaaaaaataatttaacaaaataattctCATAGTAGTGAATATCACATTATAAATTTAGGTTAAGGCAAAGCCTTATCTCAAAAGACTATGATAGactatataaacaaataaatcaattcCTATAATACCAAGGCCTTATCTCAAAATACTAGGATAGACTACATAATCGGTTCATTTAGGCGGGATATTAGATTGATGACTATGACATATAGCAAACTTCATATTCTACAACACAGGGGGCAGAGCACAAGTGGAAGTGGAACAATCCCAACACAATTCATCTGCCCATTAATAGCTCGCTTCATGCAGGATTGTATTAGAGCTCCCAATGGGCCACTAAGCTGTTGCACAATCTATACTATTGACTGGTTTGATGGAAGCATGAAATAAATATGTGATCGATGCTCCGAGAAATAAGATATTTTACAAACAGTATAGTTTGTAGCTTAGACAAAAGATGAAACACACTAACATATTAACAGGCTTCTCGAGATTAAACAAGCTTCACAAGTCTGAATCTCAATGAATTTTCTGATACAACCCATTTAACTTGGCCCTTGTCAAAGATCTTCATATGTAATGATCAGAACTCGGTCTCATGAACCCTTACACTAGATTTTGGAATTTAGCCCCCAAAATGTTCCTACATCGATTGATCACTCCAATTTCCAAGAGTTCAGGTCAAATTATCCCGCTGCAGTACAACCTAACGTCAATTTCACTGATTGGAGGTCTGCGTATCTCAGTGCCTGCTAACATGTCTTGAAATGTGATGCCAAAATCAACTCTTGTATTTACTGACATAACCCTGCATGAACTCAAAAATAACGAAAAAGGAGATTACAGGTTGGCGGGTCATAAGAGACTGGAGAGACCAGTACACAGACTAAGATATTATGACAGAATAGGAGCAAAGGGTATAGCTGTATAGATGGCACAAGCAGACCAAACAGAATTCTATTCACAATACAAAGTAATTTGTACACAAATACTTACTTGAAAATATGATCCAAAGACATTTTTTTTGTGAGacgtaaaattggtaaaataaaaataacccCAAGGGTCACAATTTCATCACACCCCCAAGAAAATCAAAAGTCCACTTTGCTGGCATTCCATCCATAACTTGCAAGTACAAGGTATGGGTTTGGACTTCAGAATGATTCTAACTCATCCATGGCGTCTGGGTATACCTCGGGGCTAAGAATGAGATCAAAAAGAAGGCTCAAGGCAACTAAAGCTATAGGGATTCAAGATGCATCAAATTGCAGGAGTGAGAAACCCACAGAAGGCCACATCAAAGTGAAGCACAATTCTTATTATAAGAATAAGAGATAATACGCATACAATGCAcctatttataaaaattacgaaaatagaatttttaggaTAAATTGTTAGTCTATCATGTACTCTTTAAAACCATTGGTGCAACAAAATTGTACTTTTAGAAAATGTATTATATGTACCATTATTTTTAGGGTAATCTATAAAAGGAAATATAGTGATATTGAATTGGAGGGGAAAATTTTCATGATAAAGTGACATCTATGCATTTTTTGAGGCGGATGATTTAAGTTTGTTATATTTTGATAATagttattgctattattattattatatagatAGAAGAGTTGATTGTAAAAAGGATTGCACATTCCATTAACTCAATGCCATTAAATGACTCCCACTTAGGCGACATTTGGGGGGGAGGGGGGTTTCGGATGTATGCAACTCTATAAAAAGGATTGGAGAAGTAAAAAAACAACAAAGCTATTGTGCCTTTTAGTGTTCTTCATTGAAAATGGGTTGCACTTGAGCCGCTGCACCCCTGGGTTTCGGCTCCAGGCACACCTTTTAAAAATCTGCTACAGAAACCCACTTATTTATGATAGTTTTGCTCTCTACTTAAGCCCAAAGATTGGGCAACGAGTGTCCAAACTCTTGTAAGAATAAAAATGACTTGAATCAAGAAAATATTTACACCCTCTATCCCCTAGATTTTGCCCTATACGATTTTAAAGTGTCCCATCAAGTTGccccattattatttttacacaTGACCCCACCTATAATACCACACTAAAACCTGcaaattatttctcttttttagaCTACAAGCCAATAATTATCCCACTAAAGAACACGGCTCCAACTATAATGCCCAACAAAAATACTCACTTTACTATTTTCCATGATCTTTGTGCCAACCCCAGGAGTAtatttgtaaaaattaatttaataacaaAAAAGTATCCATTAATCTTTCCCCTGCAACTTTTAATCAAATCAGCGGAAAAAATAGCAACAAAGAATTTTTTTCCAAAGCACCCAACATAACAAATGACTTAAGTTACTCGTCTAGAATTGTTCCAAGTTGTCAATCTCAAACAAGTAACACCAGCTCTTTAACATACTCGTATATAGCTTCATGTGTTTGCTTGCTGAAAATCCCTCATTTACCATGTGAGCAACTGActatttgaaattataaagttgtttaaataattattaaaccaTAGACAAAGAAAGAATATAGGAACAAAATAGCCTGGATGACAATTTATACAGCATTAAAATCATTCCTAAAACCTACTCAATTCAGACCCTTGCACCAAAGCATTTCATTAACTCATTCTTAAGAATCTGCCAAAAAGTATGTATGAACTTGACAGCTTTTAACGACTAAAATGCCAAATTGCAGAAAACATATTTTAGTTTTAGGGACAGGGAAGAAAACACATAAATAAGGTGTAAAATAAGTTCATTCCAAAAGACAAGTTAGTTTACAATTCACCTGAAGTCCCGAACCAACCAAAACCCATGAGAAAGACACCAAAGAAGACATGAAAATGGAAAAGTGTGTGTGTCGgttaatatatgtatgtgtgtgtgtgcgcgagCGCgcgtgtatacatatatatatgtatatgtatatattcatatttacataaattatataatacatacatatatatatatatatatatatatatatatatatatatatatatatatatatatatatatatatattcacacacacacatatcgATGTAACTACAACCAGTGTCAATTAAAACCCGGGTTGGATAAAGATCCTTTAAaggaaaattttcaattatcacACCAAAACTAAGTGCCAAGTTCCAATACTAGTACACATAAATTGGAGTGTTGGATGTCCAACAATCGTACTTGACGTACTGATCAAAATAGGTTGAAGCCTCCAGAGTGAAAGTGACCAATAATAGGCCCTAGGCAACAAGGCAGTAAATCAAAGTTGGGACCTCGATATAATGAAGAAACTACATAAATAATAAAGCAAAGTGCCAGAGGGTTATCATATTTTGCTATTAAAACAAGACAATAATCCGTTTGTTTGGTTGACTAAAGTAAATTCTTCATCAAGCATGAGCAATCCAGCGGAAAATTTCACGAAGAAATATCAGAAAATGTTTTGGACTTGCAATCTTGCTTTAAGCTAGACAGCTATATATATGAATTAATGCATACAATAAAACAATTGCTGTAATAAAAATGCAGATTTGACAGTGAGTACTAACCTCTACTAGTTGCGTAAGTTTCCTCCGGGACGAGTCAATATAATGATCTATCTTTTCTTGTGACTTGGGTAAACGGCGATTTTTCATAGCCCCAGACACTTTATCAACAGTTTTCTTTACTATTGTCTTGAAAACTTCCTTACTCATATTACCCTGACGCCATTGTGGCTTAAGAACATCCTTAACAAAATTTGCAACTGCCACTTTAAACAATTTCATTGATTTAGAGTCCTTATTCTTTTTAGTTCTCCCTTCTGGCTTAACTTGATCAATCTCAATATCACCTTCAGCAATATCTGCATCCTCATTCGCATTGCTTGGGCTTCCATTCTCAACAGCCCCAACTTCAGCATCAGCTGTCTCACCAAATTCATCGTTTTCCAGCGATGCCGTAGAAGCAACAGCTCCAACCACTTTATGCTTGCTGTTTTCTCCAACATCTAATACATTATGATGAGTGCCAAACTTTAACAAGATATCAGAGTTCTCAGCTGCATGGTCCTGCTTCTGAGTATGCTTCAATGATTCTGCAAAAGGAACTATGCTATCAAACAAAGGATCATATTGGTCTCCACTTGTTTTAAGTACAGTTTGTCCCCCAGCCTTTGAAGAATTTGAGGAAGAAATAATCTGCCTCGATGCATTATCGCCAGCTGTTTGCCCATCTATTGGAGCATGACCCAAATCAACAGAACTATCATGTTTAACACCCACAGTTGCCTCTCTACCTTGTGTAAAAGTGATAGAACTGAACCTGGTGCTCAGTGGCTGATCGAATGTTGAGGCATATGGATTATAATGGGTGGAAAAAGCAGATTCTCCAACATCAAAAACAGTAGATGAACTATCTCTTCCATGAAGATTAGATGGGTATCCAGACACAGACTTATGGTTCTGGAAAGATGTTTTAGAAGATTCACTCACAAGTAAATTGTCCCCAGGAAATGATAGTGTGTTTCTTACTGTTGGATCCCCTTGATATTGCATGGATTGAGAGGTCATCCCAGGACCAAACTGGGAATATTTATCATCTCCAACTACATTGGAACTTGCAAATGGCTGAGCTGGAATGTTGGTCGAAGGAAAATGGTACGTTTGATTTGGAAATCCACCAACCTGAGAATGATTTGGTGGTTCACCACTGTGTGCCCTCAAAGGCATCTGACCTGGAAAGTCATTTCTCATAAGAAAATTACCCTGCTGAAATTGTAAGGGAGCCACAGGCATAGACGGACCAACCATATTGGGTGGGCGTGATTGTGGCAGTGTGTTCCATGCAGGATATGGAGGAACAGGATTATGAGACCGTTGATAGAAGAGACCACTATCAACAGGGACAGATTGAGGAGGGAAGCTACCAGAGAGACCCAATAATTTGTAATCTGACTGCATATTTGGACCTCGTGGAGCATTTGTTGCTTGTTGAGCTAATGGAGGTGGTGGTAAATGAGAAATCTGATGAGTGAAATCAGGCACAGAAGCATATGTAGGAATGGATCCAGTGGATATCATGTGCACAGATGTTTCATCAGCAGAAAGACCAGACGGAGGTATTGCAGATATCTGGACAGCGGAAGAATCCATTTTCGAAGAATTGTCCGTCTTTTGCGGTTCCTCTTCATGTCTATGATCTTCCAAATGATGGATTGTTGGAGGAATAACAGATGATGGATGTTCCTCACAAATAGGAGGATGAAGTTTTGGTTCCTCTGATGCACCTGAAACATGATCTCCCTTCCTAGAAGCATCATAGTTTTTAACATCAGTAACTAGTTTCTCAACATCTTGATGAGAAACACTTGGCTGTACAGCATTGTCTCTGAATTCTACTTTCCTTCTCTCATCACATGTTTGCAAACCCAAATCAGAACTATCATGCTTATCAAAATCCAGATGCCTCTTCTCACCCTTCACATCATTATGTTGTGGTGATTTTATGGAGACACTTGCAACATGAAGATCAGGATTCCTTTCACACACCCCAATTTCTGCTTGGTGTTGCTTACTGTAAATACGTTTgggattttcatttttttctgaCTCGTGGTGCATATACCGACAAGAAGCTCCCCGATAACAACGTCCCTTAAGGAAATCAAAGCATTCAGGCGTTTGAATCTTGCCTCGTCTCAACCTCTCACCACGAAAATCACCTACAGGCCGGTAAGGCGATCTGCTTCTACTTCTACGTCTCTTAGGGGACCAGCTAGccaaatcaaccaaaaaaaaagaTCGGTCTTACATATCAACAGAAAGCAAGAATGAAGTGCAACAGTGCAAGCTAACTAAAGGAAAACCCACATATATAAACTAAGAACATTTATATAGAAGGCAGGACATGTACCTTGGAGATCGACTTCTTCTCTCCTTCCTTCGGCGAGGACTCCTTCGAGGACTTCTCCTCTTCATCCTCTTATCAGAAGGTGATCGACTGCGGCTACGACTCCGACTCCTATCTCTTCTACCACACCTCCTCAAGTGGTAAGAATCATCAGACTCGCTTTCACTAGCATCTTCCTTAACCAGTCTGCCAAATTCATCAACTTTTGATGCAGCTGGGTTATTctttttatcttcttttttaACATCTTTCTGCGTAGAAATAGAATCAACACCACCACTTACTGACCCATGTTTTCCCTGAAAAGCAACATTTGCGTTAGATCCTTCAATCCTACCATCTAAATCATCAGTTTCAAAGCTTCTTAAAGAAGATTGATTTGTTGCTTCAGGCAGACCACACTTAATTGCTCGTAGATCGTCTTGTTCTTTTGTCTGCTCACTCTCTAAACAAGCTGTGGAAGATTGCACGAATTCTGTTTCACATATGATACCACTTCTGATGTTCACATTGATATGCTCCTTGTCTTCATACAAAACAGAAGTCTCAGATTTATCAAGGGGGTGTTCAACTATCACAGCCTTAACATTCTCATGACATGGAGCACCATCATCATCTGAAGAGTTATCGGAAGCATAGTTTTGTATCATTCTAAATGGGCTATGTATAACAGTGGGCTGATGAGCAGGTTTGTCGGACTTTGACTCACCATCAGCCTGAAAATTCGCAGCCAGGCTTGACCTTACTGAAGGACTAATATCTCTCGATTGTTGCAAATCATCGTCATTTTCATGTTTTGGCGATGCACTGACCTCTCCAGCTGATACAGATACTGGCTTTAAATCTTCAACTGAGTTATTAACCCCATGCTCTTTATCGAATTGGGTAATATCATCTACAAGTAACAATCCatttacaaaaaatttattctatCAATAAAACTATACaagtttaaaaataaacaatctggaatatttttgaagaaaaatatCAATTCAAATCCTCTAGCTGGCACTTTTGAGAATGATTATCATACGAGAAACTTAAATGAATTGGTAGGACTACAATGAGCTAAAAGATCAATTTAAGCTTATTGACGAAGACAGGAGGACTTTAGAATAATAAACAGAAGAATAAAATGTCATTTTACATCCCTAAATTCCCCAAAACTCAGTTACTCAATAACTTCAAAGTAGTCCAATCTTGAGGTTACTCGGAAATCAGCTTCTACAAAGTCCTTGTAGTGACTAAATTGTTTACATGTACTTCCTCCCAACTTATTTAGATGCAACTACTTGACTTCACATTTACCAAAACATAGAAACATCTTCAATTAAAATTTGTGAGAAGATTTTTCTATCCAACATGTAACATAATGGCATTTGTATACAAGTATATTATACATCAAGTCAacaatgaaaagataaatgcaAAATATGGTATCCGAACAGTGCAAATGTCACATTATTTCATACAAAAAAAGGTATTGTATCAATATTATAAGCAACCAAATTTCAAAGTTCAGATATATTCAGCCAAAGGAAACAAAATAGAGGACATGCATTATTTATACTGCCCTAGAACAAAGCACTTTGAGATGAGGATAATGAGGCAATAGTATTAAACAGCAAAGCTAAAAATTAGATATAAACTAGAAATACTAACCtacatacaaaccaaatcatgaTTGAGagctaaaaaaagaaattaat
This Amaranthus tricolor cultivar Red isolate AtriRed21 chromosome 13, ASM2621246v1, whole genome shotgun sequence DNA region includes the following protein-coding sequences:
- the LOC130798398 gene encoding uncharacterized protein LOC130798398, producing the protein MYGRPYGQGLQRPMPPYQQQFSGHPSAPRFQPGNSIPLQPVNQQGVHAHGAAPLGPYLHAPPAPLNMPQQGPSVSTSNAGQSYMHPPLMAHNGAAVQLPFLADQQKFVPGSQNPRPPLPPPPSMGHRAPPPPPFMQLPTLPPPNVPGFFPPVNFESAKPQSTKTHMHGVAPPPPPLPPSSPPNAPPPPLCSPSSPGKFSTPTNVEARPPIHLEHAPICEQVHVSESCGNTTTCSPKSGGTPISNDDMSVKESVTVDLHIPPPKPSNEIVIRNIELLCQFIAKNGPDFEEMARKKEAGNPEFDFLVGGDPGSEASCAHEYFLWMKKKCAFEYDLLKNQEHSDLSQKDVDVGRCSGPNSLLKTRKAHSPADSDVDMEDDITQFDKEHGVNNSVEDLKPVSVSAGEVSASPKHENDDDLQQSRDISPSVRSSLAANFQADGESKSDKPAHQPTVIHSPFRMIQNYASDNSSDDDGAPCHENVKAVIVEHPLDKSETSVLYEDKEHINVNIRSGIICETEFVQSSTACLESEQTKEQDDLRAIKCGLPEATNQSSLRSFETDDLDGRIEGSNANVAFQGKHGSVSGGVDSISTQKDVKKEDKKNNPAASKVDEFGRLVKEDASESESDDSYHLRRCGRRDRSRSRSRSRSPSDKRMKRRSPRRSPRRRKERRSRSPSWSPKRRRSRSRSPYRPVGDFRGERLRRGKIQTPECFDFLKGRCYRGASCRYMHHESEKNENPKRIYSKQHQAEIGVCERNPDLHVASVSIKSPQHNDVKGEKRHLDFDKHDSSDLGLQTCDERRKVEFRDNAVQPSVSHQDVEKLVTDVKNYDASRKGDHVSGASEEPKLHPPICEEHPSSVIPPTIHHLEDHRHEEEPQKTDNSSKMDSSAVQISAIPPSGLSADETSVHMISTGSIPTYASVPDFTHQISHLPPPPLAQQATNAPRGPNMQSDYKLLGLSGSFPPQSVPVDSGLFYQRSHNPVPPYPAWNTLPQSRPPNMVGPSMPVAPLQFQQGNFLMRNDFPGQMPLRAHSGEPPNHSQVGGFPNQTYHFPSTNIPAQPFASSNVVGDDKYSQFGPGMTSQSMQYQGDPTVRNTLSFPGDNLLVSESSKTSFQNHKSVSGYPSNLHGRDSSSTVFDVGESAFSTHYNPYASTFDQPLSTRFSSITFTQGREATVGVKHDSSVDLGHAPIDGQTAGDNASRQIISSSNSSKAGGQTVLKTSGDQYDPLFDSIVPFAESLKHTQKQDHAAENSDILLKFGTHHNVLDVGENSKHKVVGAVASTASLENDEFGETADAEVGAVENGSPSNANEDADIAEGDIEIDQVKPEGRTKKNKDSKSMKLFKVAVANFVKDVLKPQWRQGNMSKEVFKTIVKKTVDKVSGAMKNRRLPKSQEKIDHYIDSSRRKLTQLVEGYVSKYKS